Proteins encoded within one genomic window of Xylophilus sp. GOD-11R:
- a CDS encoding PilW family protein — MSRAIARRRQHGLSLIELLIGVALMLIIVTAASVVYLNTREVDSAQSRVSETIETGNFALELIGRDVSQAWSYPVVMPSATTVYSQNSGSNGVTAALLQVFPPADWIQDTTRASYQVGVFGCDGGQYNPTTGACVATTALSPYQSPPDSLVINYFSNDAATMARSVGNRFDCNGVDAGSDSLNAKRRLNRGTVTNTLTGAIDPVESDDTLAPSRPVFVSNRYGLISTTTEVDRQSVSTMSLACSGNGTADGVYQPLLLGVEDLQVTYGYFDLDATNTSGSLQPAPTRFVNATAAGNLSAVVLDGVSYAGWNRVVAVRVCVMTSTLGNAARLTDKSGAARTYLDCNDATRSYDASDRSIRTRTVQVIALRNRMNQIY; from the coding sequence ATGAGCCGCGCCATTGCCCGTCGGCGCCAGCACGGCCTGAGCCTGATCGAACTGCTCATCGGCGTGGCGCTGATGCTGATCATCGTCACCGCCGCCAGCGTGGTGTATCTCAATACCCGCGAAGTCGACAGCGCGCAGTCGCGGGTCAGCGAGACGATCGAAACCGGCAACTTCGCGCTGGAATTGATCGGCCGCGATGTCTCCCAGGCGTGGAGCTATCCGGTGGTGATGCCGTCCGCGACCACCGTCTACTCACAGAACAGTGGCAGCAACGGCGTCACTGCCGCGCTGCTGCAGGTCTTCCCGCCGGCGGACTGGATCCAGGACACGACCCGCGCGTCTTACCAGGTCGGCGTGTTCGGCTGCGATGGTGGGCAATACAACCCCACCACTGGGGCCTGTGTGGCCACCACAGCCCTGTCTCCTTATCAATCGCCTCCGGATTCGCTGGTCATCAACTATTTCAGCAACGACGCTGCCACCATGGCGCGGAGCGTCGGCAACCGTTTCGACTGCAACGGCGTCGATGCCGGCAGCGACAGCCTCAACGCCAAGCGCAGGCTCAACAGGGGTACCGTCACCAATACGCTGACCGGTGCTATCGATCCGGTGGAGTCCGACGACACTCTTGCCCCGTCGCGCCCGGTCTTTGTCTCCAACCGCTACGGCTTGATTTCGACCACTACCGAAGTCGACCGCCAGTCCGTCTCCACCATGAGCCTCGCCTGCAGCGGCAACGGCACGGCCGACGGCGTCTATCAGCCGCTCCTGCTCGGCGTCGAAGATCTGCAAGTCACCTACGGTTATTTCGATCTCGACGCCACCAACACCAGCGGCTCTCTGCAGCCGGCTCCGACCCGCTTCGTCAATGCCACGGCGGCTGGCAACTTGTCGGCCGTGGTGCTCGATGGCGTGAGCTACGCCGGCTGGAACCGGGTGGTGGCGGTGCGTGTCTGCGTGATGACCAGCACGCTCGGCAATGCCGCGCGCCTGACCGACAAGAGCGGCGCCGCCCGCACCTACCTCGATTGCAACGACGCAACGAGGTCTTACGACGCCAGCGATCGCTCCATCCGCACCCGCACCGTGCAGGTCATCGCGCTGCGCAACCGCATGAACCAGATCTACTGA
- a CDS encoding DHA2 family efflux MFS transporter permease subunit has protein sequence MASPSGSAMPHPPLEGTARVWGTIALSAATFMNVLDTSIANVSLPSIAGDLGVSSNQGTWVITSFAVANAIAVPLTGWLSQRFGQVRLFMASVMLFVITSWLCGLAPNMTVLIAARALQGFVAGPMIPLSQALLLSSYPKALAGLAMAMWAMTTLVAPVMGPLLGGWITDNISWPWIFYINIPVGFFAVSVVYGIFRNRESPTKRLPIDSVGLALLVIWVASMQVMLDVGKEHDWFHSGMVQALAVVAVIGFLAFIAWELTDKHPVVDLSLFRNRNFWAGAVAMSVGYGLFFGNVVLLPLWLQQYMGYTATDAGMVMAPVGLLAIVLSPWVGKNVSKYDPRQFATVAFLVFALVLWMRSNFNTQASFATIMVPTVVQGIAMAFFFIPLVTITLSEITPERIPAASGLSNFIRITAGAIGTSVATTVWENRAILHHAQLSESINQGNGTAVGILNGLAASGMDSQQALAQVNRLVDQQAFMLAANDIFYASAAMFLLLIPLIWIAHAPKKSDGGSADAAAGAH, from the coding sequence ATGGCTTCCCCCTCCGGTTCGGCCATGCCGCACCCTCCGCTGGAAGGCACCGCACGTGTCTGGGGCACCATCGCCCTGTCCGCCGCGACCTTCATGAACGTGCTCGACACGTCCATCGCCAACGTGTCGCTGCCCTCGATCGCCGGCGACCTGGGCGTGAGTTCCAACCAGGGCACCTGGGTCATCACCAGCTTCGCGGTGGCCAACGCCATCGCGGTGCCGCTCACCGGCTGGCTGTCGCAGCGCTTCGGCCAGGTGCGGCTGTTCATGGCGAGCGTGATGCTGTTCGTCATCACCTCCTGGCTCTGCGGCCTGGCGCCCAACATGACGGTGCTGATCGCCGCCCGCGCGCTCCAGGGCTTTGTCGCCGGGCCGATGATTCCGCTGTCGCAGGCGCTGCTGCTGTCGAGCTATCCGAAGGCGCTGGCCGGGCTCGCCATGGCGATGTGGGCCATGACCACGCTGGTCGCGCCGGTGATGGGGCCGCTGCTCGGCGGCTGGATCACCGACAACATCTCCTGGCCGTGGATCTTCTACATCAACATCCCCGTCGGCTTCTTCGCCGTGTCGGTGGTCTACGGCATCTTCCGCAACCGCGAAAGCCCCACCAAGCGCCTGCCGATCGACTCGGTCGGTCTGGCCTTGCTGGTCATCTGGGTGGCGTCGATGCAGGTGATGCTGGACGTCGGCAAGGAGCACGACTGGTTCCATTCCGGCATGGTGCAGGCCCTGGCCGTGGTGGCGGTAATCGGCTTCCTGGCCTTCATCGCGTGGGAGCTGACGGACAAGCATCCGGTGGTCGACCTCTCCTTGTTCCGCAACCGCAATTTCTGGGCAGGCGCGGTCGCCATGTCGGTGGGCTACGGCCTGTTCTTCGGCAACGTGGTGCTGCTGCCGCTGTGGCTGCAGCAGTACATGGGCTACACCGCCACCGACGCCGGCATGGTGATGGCACCGGTGGGGCTGCTGGCCATCGTGCTGTCGCCCTGGGTGGGCAAGAACGTCAGCAAGTACGACCCGCGCCAGTTCGCGACCGTCGCTTTCCTGGTGTTTGCACTGGTGCTGTGGATGCGCTCCAACTTCAACACCCAGGCGAGCTTCGCCACCATCATGGTGCCGACCGTCGTGCAGGGGATCGCCATGGCGTTCTTCTTCATTCCGCTGGTGACCATCACGCTGTCGGAGATCACACCGGAACGCATTCCGGCCGCGTCGGGCCTGTCGAACTTCATCCGCATCACCGCGGGGGCGATCGGGACCTCGGTCGCGACGACGGTCTGGGAGAACCGCGCCATCCTGCACCACGCCCAGCTCTCGGAGTCCATCAACCAGGGCAATGGCACCGCGGTCGGCATCCTCAACGGACTGGCCGCCAGCGGCATGGACAGCCAGCAGGCGCTGGCGCAAGTGAACCGCCTGGTCGACCAGCAGGCCTTCATGCTGGCGGCCAACGACATCTTCTATGCCTCGGCTGCGATGTTCCTGCTGCTGATTCCGCTGATCTGGATCGCGCATGCGCCCAAGAAGAGCGACGGCGGGTCTGCCGATGCCGCAGCCGGCGCGCATTGA
- a CDS encoding GspH/FimT family pseudopilin, whose product MPDKPGRARSAAPQWGFTLIELMVTVAIVAVLGTLAAPAVQSLIAKVRMNGISNQFTSSLLRARTEAVNRNSCTVMCISADTSVAITSDASSNLTGGPTCALGGGVDWHAKAPAGWIVYFQDGCGGKPSADASARPVRPEDYLVVQASAPGDFHLDATGSNPARMLVFGPTGRPDNLTLANSAPASFSLYAQTTGSATSQQYGQNICVDRLGRTRTISRGQTC is encoded by the coding sequence ATGCCTGACAAGCCCGGACGCGCCAGATCCGCCGCCCCGCAGTGGGGCTTCACCCTGATCGAACTGATGGTGACGGTGGCCATCGTGGCGGTGCTGGGCACGCTGGCGGCGCCGGCGGTGCAGTCGCTGATCGCCAAGGTGCGCATGAACGGCATTTCGAACCAGTTCACCAGCAGCCTGCTGCGTGCCCGCACCGAAGCGGTCAACCGCAATTCGTGCACGGTGATGTGCATTAGCGCCGATACCAGCGTCGCCATCACCTCGGACGCCAGCAGCAATTTGACCGGAGGCCCCACTTGCGCCTTGGGCGGAGGTGTCGACTGGCATGCCAAGGCGCCCGCGGGCTGGATCGTCTATTTCCAGGACGGCTGTGGCGGCAAGCCGTCGGCCGACGCCTCGGCCCGCCCGGTGCGGCCGGAAGACTACCTGGTGGTGCAGGCCTCGGCGCCCGGCGATTTCCACCTCGACGCCACCGGCAGCAACCCGGCACGCATGCTGGTGTTCGGCCCGACCGGTCGGCCGGACAACCTCACTCTGGCCAACTCCGCCCCTGCCAGCTTCAGCCTCTACGCGCAGACCACCGGAAGCGCGACGAGCCAGCAATACGGCCAGAACATCTGCGTGGACCGGCTCGGCCGCACCCGCACCATCTCGCGCGGCCAGACGTGCTGA
- a CDS encoding PilX N-terminal domain-containing pilus assembly protein: MARLLVRPRQQQRGVALVVVLLFLVALTGIAVVAARKALVSEGTGRNQLDMAVAREAAESAMRDAERDLYGAAAINPAAISCTRPQAMPMPSDFTPTCSNGLCVATEKSYAESAWTETPTTTKSEPWWPQNRGGLWNNIFDSKPSRTPVGTSNCNFTGGVPLGTYTGAPPIRGVRIQPEYLVEYFRRRASGGQEVDAYRITTRGFGYSPRTQIVLQSVYSPEQ, from the coding sequence ATGGCACGCCTTCTCGTCCGGCCCCGGCAGCAGCAACGCGGCGTCGCGCTCGTGGTGGTGCTGCTTTTCCTGGTCGCGCTGACTGGTATCGCCGTGGTCGCCGCGCGCAAGGCGCTGGTGAGCGAAGGCACCGGCCGCAACCAGCTCGACATGGCGGTGGCCCGCGAGGCGGCGGAATCCGCCATGCGTGATGCCGAGCGCGATCTCTATGGCGCGGCGGCGATCAACCCGGCCGCCATCTCCTGCACCCGGCCGCAGGCCATGCCGATGCCCTCGGACTTCACGCCAACGTGCAGCAATGGCCTGTGCGTTGCAACGGAAAAGAGCTATGCAGAGTCCGCCTGGACCGAAACACCCACCACCACCAAAAGCGAACCCTGGTGGCCGCAGAACCGGGGAGGGCTCTGGAACAACATTTTCGACAGCAAGCCCTCGCGCACGCCGGTCGGCACGTCCAACTGCAACTTCACCGGCGGTGTGCCACTCGGCACCTACACCGGTGCCCCACCCATCCGCGGGGTGCGCATTCAGCCCGAGTACCTGGTCGAGTACTTCCGCCGCCGCGCCAGCGGTGGCCAGGAAGTCGATGCCTACCGCATCACGACACGCGGTTTCGGCTATAGCCCGCGCACCCAGATCGTGCTGCAGTCCGTTTATTCCCCCGAACAGTAG
- the pilV gene encoding type IV pilus modification protein PilV: MKRRQRGMTLIEVLIAMLVMSVGMLGIAGLQAVVGKYQTGSRVRAKMGPLLQDIADRVRLNPTQAGDNVITGIASTSAYTLTSNWSTQSASDPTAPTRDCETGSVTCSPSERAAYDLAIWRQRVRAAMPTGSALLTGNRATGFQVTLMWMDKDQTIVGDANAALATAPVCSTSAEVANANRMGQQNCCPQAAAAPAGVRCTNFTFIP; the protein is encoded by the coding sequence ATGAAACGCCGTCAACGGGGCATGACCCTCATCGAGGTGCTGATCGCCATGCTGGTCATGTCGGTCGGCATGCTGGGCATCGCCGGATTGCAGGCGGTGGTCGGCAAGTACCAGACCGGAAGCCGGGTGCGCGCCAAGATGGGCCCGCTGCTGCAGGACATCGCCGACCGCGTGCGCCTCAACCCCACGCAGGCGGGCGACAACGTCATTACCGGCATCGCCAGCACGTCCGCCTACACCCTCACCAGCAACTGGTCGACGCAGTCGGCGAGCGATCCGACCGCGCCCACCCGGGATTGCGAAACCGGCAGCGTCACCTGCAGCCCCTCCGAGCGCGCGGCCTACGACCTAGCCATCTGGCGGCAGCGAGTACGCGCGGCCATGCCGACCGGCTCGGCCCTGCTCACCGGCAACCGCGCCACCGGCTTCCAGGTCACGCTGATGTGGATGGACAAGGACCAGACCATCGTCGGCGACGCCAACGCCGCGCTGGCGACGGCCCCGGTCTGCAGCACCTCGGCCGAGGTGGCCAACGCCAACCGCATGGGCCAGCAGAACTGCTGCCCGCAGGCCGCCGCCGCGCCGGCTGGCGTGCGCTGCACCAACTTCACCTTCATCCCATGA